Below is a genomic region from Anoxybacillus flavithermus.
TTCGCGGTCGTCCAGTACATGTAAATGTTGGGCGATGTTTTCAAGCTCATTATTTTTTTCAATCATATCACTAATATCTTCATCTTCAGATTTTAATACATCTAACAAGCTAATTTCATTTCCATCTCGATCTTGCCCGATCGGATCGTGCAAAGAAACGTCTTTTCTCGTCTTTTTTAGCGAACGAAGATGCATTAATATTTCATTTTCAATACAACGAGCAGCATATGTCGCCAGTTTTGTTCCTTTTCCTGTTGAATAGCTTTCGATCGCTTTAATTAAGCCGATTGTGCCGATTGAAATTAAATCTTCTGGATCCTCTCCGGTGTTTTCAAACTTTTTTACAATGTGTGCAACGAGACGTAAATTATGTTCGATCAGTTTGTTGCGGGCGTTTTCATCCCCTTTGGCCATTTGTTTTAAATACATCGCTTCTTCTTTTGCATCGAGCGGTTGCGGGAAGGCATTGTTTTTTACATAAGAAACTAAAAAAACGAGTTCCTTTATAAATAAAGCGAGTGCAGAAAAAAGAGTGCCCATTATTATTCACCTCACAGGTGGTCATTTGTTGCTTATGTATGTATATGCATTAGAAAACTTGTTCGTGTTTGGCCACATTATTTTCTTTGTTTTGTGAAAGAAAATGACTTATAATTGGAAACTGTAAATATATACACGAAAGAAGGATGAAGCGTGAGAAGGACAATGATGAAGCCGTTAAAACTCACCCCGCCTCAGCTATTAGCTTTGATGTTTCTTTTTCTCGTTGTTGTCGGTGGGGTGTTATTAAAGTTGCCGATTGCAACAGAGAAGGACATTAGCTGGCTTGATGCGTTCTTTTTATCGACATCTGCCGCAACGGTAACCGGTTTAGCACCGATTGATCTTGGTTCGACATTTACCACATTTGGGGAAATTGTTTTCATGGTGCTCATTCAAGTTGGTGGGCTTGGAATTATGACATTTGCGGTGCTTGTTGTCATTGTGCTTGGGAAAAAGATCGGAATGAAGCAACGAATGTTGATGCAAGAGGCATTAAATCAACCATCGCTTGGCGGTGTCATTCGTTTAGCGCGCAATTTATTGTTGTTTTCTTTATTTATGGAGCTTGTCGGGGCAACGTTATTAGCGATCGATTGGGTTCCGAAAATGGGCTGGGTGAAAGGATTGTATTATAGCCTTTTCCACACGATCGCATCGTTTAATAACGCAGGGTTTGCATTATGGCCTGATAATTTATCACGCTTTGTCGGCGATCCGATCGTCAATATGACCGTCTCTTTGCTTGTTATTATTGGGGGGCTCGGTTTTACCGTCGTATTTGACGTGTTATATCAACGACGGTGGCGAAAATTGTCTCTCCATACGAAGATCATGTTAGTGATGACGCTTGTTGTGAATGTTGTGGCAATTGTTGCCGTATTTTTCTTTGAACAACATAATCCGAAAACGCTCGGTTCGCTTTCGCTTCGTGAACAGCTATGGGCTGCGTACTTTCAAGGTATTACACCAAGAACAGCAGGATTTAATACGATTGATATTGGCTCACTAGAACAACCAACAGCGATGCTTATGATTTTCCTTATGTTTATTGGTGCAGGAAGTACGTCGACAGGCGGAGGAATTAAACTGACGACATTTGCGGTTATCGTTTTTGCGGTCATGAGTTTCTTGAAAGGAAAGGAAGAAACGGTAATCGGGATGCGCACGGTTCGTCATACGACTATTTTACGTGCGTTAGCGATTGCATCGATGAGCATGTTGTTTATTTTTGTTGTGACGATGATGTTGACGCTTACTGAAGATGCTTCGCTCCTTGCGCTTTTATTTGAAGTCGTATCCGCGTTTGGGACCGTTGGGCTCTCGATGAATGTAACGCCGCATTTATCAACGATCGGAAAAGTGCTTATTATTTGCGTCATGTTGTTTGGAAAATTAGGTCCGTTAACGCTCGTCTATTCGATTGCGAAACCGAAAAAAACAAACATTCGTTATCCAAATGGCGATATATTGACAGGATGAAAAAAGCGAGGGGCTGCCCCTCGCTTTTATTGTGTCGGCTCTTGTGGCATAATTAAAATTTCTACGCGTCGGTTTTTGGCGCGTCCTTCAGGAGTTGCATTGGAGGCGATCGGTTTAAATTCGCCGTACCCTTTGGCGCTAAATAGCTGCGGATCTAACTTTGTATTTTCCAGCAATAGTTTCATAAAGTTAACAGCGCGCATGACGCTTAATTCCCAGTTTGACGCAAATTTTGCGTTGTTGATCGGTACGTTATCCGTATGTCCGCTAATGACGATGTTGCGCGGCGGATTCATAACAAGCAAATTCGATATTTTTTTAGCAACGTTGCGATATTGCGGTTTAATATCAGCACTACCTGAATCAAACAATACGTCATTCGCGATGGTGACAAGCAACCCTTCTTCTGTCATCGCAACAGATAATTCCCCGCTTAATTGGTTCGTTTTGACGTATTCGTTAAACTTACTTTGAATCTTTTTTAGTTCCTCGTATTCTTCTTTTGAAATTTTAACGTACGGTTTTTGATTTGGCGAGTCTTTAATGACAGAGTCCACTTCTTCCCGTTCGACCGGGCTTAAATATTGTAGTGCCCCCGTACCACCTGTAAACACGCTATTAAATGCGCGCGCAATTTCCATAAATTTTTTCGAGTCAATTTGACTACTTGCGAACAATACGATAAATAGCGCAAGCAACAACGTTAATAAGTCAGCATAAGGAATGAGCCAGCTTTCATCGACATGTTCTTCATGATGATGTTTTTTATGCTTTTTCGCCATTATTTTGAGCTCCTTGTCCTAAAAGTTTTTGACGTTCGCTCATCGGTAAATAAGAAGCTAATTTTTGTTCAATCGCTCGCGGTGCTTGTCCTTCGATAATGGAAAGCACACCTTCAATCATCACTTGCCGCACTTTAATTTCTTCTTTTGACTTGCGCTTTAGCTTGTTCGCAAATGGATGCCAAAGGACGTATCCTGTAAAAATTCCCATTAGTGTTGCGACGAACGCCGCACTAATCGCGTGGCCGAGACGCTCAATATCAGACATATCTTGTAGAGCGGCGATTAATCCAACGACGGCCCCAAGTACCCCGAGCGTTGGCGCATACGTACCGGCTTGTGTAAAAATGGTAGCGTTCGCTAAGTGGCGTTCTTCCATCGCTTCAATTTCTTCCGTCATGACATCGCGAATAAATTCTTGTGACTGTCCGTCGATCGCTAAACTTAATCCGTTGCGCAAAAACGGGTCATCAATTTCTGCTACTTTTGCTTCTAGCGCTAATAATCCTTCGCGGCGAGCGATGTTTGCCCACTCGACAAACAACGGGATGAGTTCTTCAATTTTTGGTGTTTTTGGCTCTTTGAAAATAACCCCAAATAATTTCGGCACTTTCGAAATTTCTTTCGTTGGAAAGGCGATTGTAACAGCGGCCGCTGTCCCTAATAAAATGATTAAAATCGCAGCAGGGTTAATGAGTACTGAAGGGCTTACACCTTTAAACACCATTCCGACACCGACAGCGATAATGCCAAGAATGAGCCCAATTAAGGACGTACGGTCCATGATATCACCTCTAGTTGTAGAATCAAAAACAAATCCAAGTTTATCATATAATTTATCCGAATGTTTGAAAAGGGAAATTTGTACGAAAAAAAACCTTGAAGTGGAAAACTCCAAGGTTTAAATTTTCTTTAAGCGAAATGAACCAACCATCAAAAGAGAAAGCGTAAAAATAATAAAAATAAAGACGTAAGGCGGAAAATAGTGAATTGTTAAATAACTAAGCGTCAACAAACACCCTGCAGCTGTGATCGGCAAGCCGGTAAAATACCCGTTGCTTTCAGTAATGTTAAACCGAGCTAAGCGAAAGGCTCCACACCCGATATAAAAAACGGTGAAAAATGAGCCCGGAGCGCCAAATTCGTGCAATAATCCTTGATAAAGTAATAGTGCAGGTGCCACTCCAAATGATATAATATCACTCATTGAGTCCAATTGTTTTCCTAAATCTGATTCGATGTTCATTTTCCGAGCGACTGTTCCGTCAAAACGATCGGCAAGTGCAGCTAAAAAAATAAATAATACAGAGACGTTCAGCTGGCCTTTTACCGCAAATAAAATCGCGAAACCGCCTAAGCTTAAGTTTGTTAACGTCAATACGTTTGCCGTATGCGCTTTAAGTTTTTTAATGGTATGATCAATATAATCAGATAAAAACATATAGGTTCACTCCTTTATTGAAATCGTGCCGATTCACTTGCCAAAAATATCACTCGGTTACTAATATTTTATTGATAATAAGCAAACTAGTAAAGGATATTCTTTACTTGAGGAGGGAAGATCGTTGGTTAAATGGCTATATCAACTATTTATTGAATTGACAAATCATGCATGGACATCGAAATGTCTCGCTTCGTTCACACGATCGAAATGGAGTCGGTTATTCATTTCATCTTATGCGAAAGTATACAAAATTAATAAAGAAGAAATGGAAAAAAAGTTGCATGAGTACGAAACGCTCCAACAATTGTTCGTGCGTACGTTAAAAAAAGGGCTTCGTCCAATCGATACACATCCAGATAGCGTCGTCAGCCCGGTTGATGCAGTCATTGAAGATGTTGGGATCATTACGGACCAAAAAGAAATCATCGTCAAAGGAAAAACGTATTCCATTCGTGAAATGCTTGGCGATGATCAGATAGCTGAAAAATATTTGCATGGAACGTTTATTATTTTGTATTTAAGTCCGAGTCACTATCATCGCATTCATAGTCCAATATGTGGAGAAGTAGTGAAGCAGTGGGAGCTCGGTGGGAAGTCATACCCTGTAAACCGCCTTGGATTGAAATATGGCAAGGCTCCACTTTCTAAAAATTACAGAAGAATTACCGAACTGTATACAAATGGCATGTATACGGCTATCGTGAAAGTCGGAGCGATGTTTGTCAACAGCATTGAATTAACACATGAACATGATTATGTGAAAAAAGGAGAAGAAATCGGATATTTTTCATTCGGTTCTACGGTTGTGTTACTGTTTGAAAAAGATGTGTTCACATTAGACGAACAAATCGTCCCGCCATTTGAAGTAAAAATGGGACAACGAATCGGCTTTTTGGCGCAAAAGAAAAAGAGCCAATAGAGGCTCAATTATGATGTTTGTTTCAGTTTATGATGAAGACGGCGACGGAAAATCTCACGTTCAATGAGTTGAATAAATTCTTTGCTTAATTGTAATTCTTTCGCTTTGTAGTATGATTCAATTAATAAGTCGTCAGGCAAACATGTCATTTTTTCGCCTCCTCGGTATACAAAGGAAAATGTATACATATAATGGTAGGTTTATCTTCACTTTACCATAAATCGAAAATAAGAACAATCGTTCTGATTATCCACATGTCATGGTGGATAAGTTGTGGATTTATTGTTTATAAAGGTGATGAAATGTTGAAAAATGCGTGTGGATGATGTGTATAAAGTTATCCACAAAACGTGAAAAACGTCGGTTTTTGTCGAAAAATTTTACAATTTGTTTATTTATGTAAAAAACGGAGAAGGAATGAGGAAGTATGTTAAAATATTTTTTGCCAAATGAACATGCGAAAAGTATTTTTGAGATTACGCCAGAACATTTGAAGCAAAAAGGAATGAAAGGGATTATTACCGATTTAGACAACACGTTAATTGAATGGGATCGTCCGCTCGCAACGCCAGAAGTGGCTCGGTGGTTTGAAGACATGAAGAAAAGCGGCATTCAAGTGACGATCGTGTCAAACAACAATAAAAAAAGAGTGGAAGCGTTCGCGAAGCCGCTCGGCATTCCGTTCATTTTCGAGGCGCGCAAGCCGTTAACGAGAGCGTTCCAACAAGCGTTGCGCGACATGAAGCTAAGAAAGGAAGAAGTCGTCGTCATCGGCGACCAGCTTCTTACCGATGTGTTTGGCGGCAATCGCCTCGGATTGCATACGATTTTAGTCGTCCCTGTTGCGCAAACAGACGGCTTTTTTACGCGTGTGAATCGAAATATTGAACGAAAAATTTTAAATGTCATGCGAAAAAAAGGTATGATTCATTGGGAGTGATGATCATGAGTGAACAAGTTATTTGTATTGGATGTGGAGTAACGATTCAAACAGAAGACGAAACGAAAGTCGGGTATGCGCCTCCTTCAGCGCTTGAACGCGATCCGATTATTTGTCAACGTTGTTTTCGGTTAAAACATTACAACGAAGTGCAAGACGTATCATTAACAGATGACGACTTTTTAAACATTTTGCACGGCATCGGACAAGCAGATGGACTTGTCGTGAAAATCGTTGATATTTTCGATTTCAACGGAAGCTGGTTGCCAGGGTTGCATCGGTTTGTCGGAAAAAAAGATGTGTTACTTGTCGGCAATAAAGTGGATTTGTTGCCAAAGTCCGTCAAACACGAAAAGATCACGCGCTGGATGAAACAAACTGCACGAGAACTTGGCTTACAGCCGCGTGACGTTTTTTTAGTTAGTGCACATAAAGGATATGGCATGAAGGAAGTCATGACGGCGATTGACGAGTATCGCAACGGAAAAGACGTATATGTTGTCGGTTGTACGAACGTTGGAAAATCAACGTTTATTAACCGTATTATTAAAGAAGCGACGGGTAAAGGAAATGTTATTACGACATCATATTTTCCAGGGACAACGCTCGATATGATTGAAATTCCACTCGATGATGGCTCGGCGCTTTATGATACACCGGGGATTATAAACCATCATCAAATGGCGCATTTCGTTGACAAGAAAGATTTAAAAGTCATTACACCGAAAAAAGAAATTAAGCCGAAAGTATATCAATTGAACGAACAACAGACGTTGTTTTTTGGTGGGCTTGCTCGATTAGATTATGTAAGTGGCGGGAGACGTTCATTTGTATGTTATATGTCGAATGAATTATTTATTCATCGAACGAAACGTGAACATGCCGATGAATTGTATGAAAGACATCTTGGTGAGTTGTTGCAGCCGCCGCGCAAAAGCTATTGCGAGCAATTGCCACCGCTTGTCGCCCATCATTTTACGTTAAAAGAACCAAAAACAGATATCGTTTTTTCAGGGCTCGGTTGGGTGACGTGCCACGAACCTGGGGCACAAGTCATTGCGTATGTGCCAGAAGGTGTCGGTGTCGTGTTGCGGAAATCGCTCATTTAATGTGAAAGGGGAGAGGGTGTTGAAATTATTTGCGCTCATTGGCTGTCCTGTCCATCATTCGTTATCTCCGCTTATGCATAACGATGCGTTTCAATCGTTACATATTGATGCGCATTATCATGCGTTTCACGTTGAACCGCATATGTTAAAAGAGGCGGTAGAAGGTTTAAAAGCGTTACAATGCGCTGGGTTTAATGTGACGATCCCGCATAAGACAGCGGTGATGGAATATATGGATGAGCTTGATGAAACGGCTAAACAAATGGGGGCAGTAAACACAGTCGTTAATGAAAATGGAAAATGGGTTGGCTATAATACAGATGGCGAAGGATTTGTCCGAGCGTTATGCGAGCAAATGAACATTGAATTATCTGGCGCACGCATATTGATTATCGGTGCAGGTGGAGCGGCGCGCGGCATTTATTTTACTCTTTTGAAACATGAAGCAGCCACTATTGATGTATGTAATCGCACGCCGGAAAAGGCAGAGACATTTATTCAAAAAGAACGGTCAGCTGTGTATTCGCTTGAACAAGCAGAAGAACGGTTAGGAGCGTACGATATCATCATTAATACAACGTCTGTCGGTATGTACCCACATGTCGATACGATGCCGATCTCCCTTCAAACGTTAAAAAGCGGGACGATCGTCAGCGACATTATTTACAATCCACTCATGACGAAATTTTTGCAAGAAGCAAAAGAAAAAGGGGCGCGCGTGCAAAACGGTGTAGGCATGTTCGTTTATCAAGGTGCACTAGCGTTCGAAAAGTGGACAGGGATCTTTCCAAATACGAAACGAATGGAACAACTTGTGATACAACAGTTAGGAGGAAAAACATGTTAACAGGAAAACAAAAACGATTTTTACGTTCTTTAGCTCATCATTTAACACCGATTTTCCAAGTGGGAAAAGGTGGCGTCAATGACAATATGATTAAGCAAATTGCCGATGCGCTTGAAGCAAGAGAGCTCATTAAAGTGAGTGTATTAAAAAATTGCGAAGAAGAAAAAGAAGTAGTGGCAGAGCAATTAGCGGAAGGTGCAGGGGCGGAAGTCGTCCAACTGATTGGGCATACGATCGTATTATATAAAGAATCGCGTGAACATAAACAAATTGTGTTACCGAAATAGGAGCGTTGTGGTGAAAAAAGTAGGCATTTTAGGTGGGACATTTGATCCGCCTCATTACGGGCATTTATTAATTGCGGATGATGTACGAACGGAGTTACAGCTCGATGAAATATGGTTTATGCCAAATTATATTCCGCCCCATAAAGATAAACAAGTGACGGATCATGTGCATCGCGTTCATATGTTGCGGGTGGCGATTGCGAATCAACCGCACTTTCGCGTTGAAACGATTGAGCTTGAACGAAAAGAGCGATCATATACGTACGATACGATCGTTTTGTTGAAGCAAAGATATCCGGATACGATGTTTTACTTTATTATCGGTGGAGATATGGTTGAATATTTACCGAATTGGTATCGAATTGATGAACTTGTTCAGCTTGTGCAATTTGTCGGGGTGAAACGGCCTGGCTATTCTCTTCGTACACCGTATCCGATCATCGAAGTGGACGTGCCGACGTTTGCGGTTTCTTCTTCGCTCATTCGTGAACGGATTCAAAGCGGGAAAAGTGTCACGTATTTGTTGCCGGAAGCGGTTCAATTATATATAAAGGAGAATCGGTTGTATGAAACGTGAAGAAGCTTTAGCGATCGTGCGTACACAATTAAAAGAACAGCGGTATATTCATACGTTAGGCGTGATGGAAACAGCCATTGAACTGGCGAAACTGTACGGAGCTGATGTGCAAAAAGCGGAATTGGCGGCAATTTTTCACGACTATGCAAAATTTCGCACAAAAGAAGAAATGAAGCGCATCATTATCGAACAACATATGCCCCAAGATTTGTTAGCATATAGCCCAGAATTATGGCATGCGCCTGTTGGGGCATATTTAGTCCAAACGGAAGTCGGCATTCAAGATGAAGACATTTTACAAGCGATTCGTTATCATACATCAGGAAGACCAAATATGACATTGCTTGAGAAAATTGTATACATCGCTGATTACATTGAGCCAAATCGTTCGTTTCCGGGTGTTGACGAAGTGCGTGCGTTGGCGCGAGAGCATCTAGATCGTGCGCTGTTTCGAGCGCTTCAAAATACGATCCAATTTTTAATGGACAAACGCGAACCGATTTACCCAGATACGTTTCATACGTATAATGATATAGCTAAAAAATTGAAGGAGGTTTCTTCATGACAGAACGAGATATTTTACGTATTGCAGTACAAGCAGCGGATGACAAAAAAGCCGAAAACATCGTAGCGTTAAATATGAAAGGCATTTCGCTTGTCGCTGACTACTTTATGATTTGTCACGGTAATTCCGATAAACAAGTACAAGCGATCGCGCGTGAAATTAAAGAAAAAGCAGAAGAGCATGGTGTTGTAGTCAAACGTGTTGAAGGATTTGACGAGGCGCGTTGGATTTTAGTTGATTTAGGAGATGTTGTCGTTCACGTGTTTCATAAAGAAGACCGCGAATATTATAATCTTGAACGCTTATGGGGCGACGCACCGCTTGAACACATTGAGAGTGATCTTAGGGCATGACGTACGAACGATTTGCGAGTTGGTATGATCAATTAATGAGCGATGCTCCATACGATGCGTGGTGTGCCCTCGTTGAACGAACGGTTGCTTCGTATCACAATGGAAAACGACTGC
It encodes:
- a CDS encoding RNA polymerase subunit sigma-70, encoding MGTLFSALALFIKELVFLVSYVKNNAFPQPLDAKEEAMYLKQMAKGDENARNKLIEHNLRLVAHIVKKFENTGEDPEDLISIGTIGLIKAIESYSTGKGTKLATYAARCIENEILMHLRSLKKTRKDVSLHDPIGQDRDGNEISLLDVLKSEDEDISDMIEKNNELENIAQHLHVLDDRERQVIISRFGLNMQPERTQREIAKELGISRSYVSRIEKRALMKLFHECYKHEKGKKE
- a CDS encoding Ktr system potassium transporter B, whose translation is MKPLKLTPPQLLALMFLFLVVVGGVLLKLPIATEKDISWLDAFFLSTSAATVTGLAPIDLGSTFTTFGEIVFMVLIQVGGLGIMTFAVLVVIVLGKKIGMKQRMLMQEALNQPSLGGVIRLARNLLLFSLFMELVGATLLAIDWVPKMGWVKGLYYSLFHTIASFNNAGFALWPDNLSRFVGDPIVNMTVSLLVIIGGLGFTVVFDVLYQRRWRKLSLHTKIMLVMTLVVNVVAIVAVFFFEQHNPKTLGSLSLREQLWAAYFQGITPRTAGFNTIDIGSLEQPTAMLMIFLMFIGAGSTSTGGGIKLTTFAVIVFAVMSFLKGKEETVIGMRTVRHTTILRALAIASMSMLFIFVVTMMLTLTEDASLLALLFEVVSAFGTVGLSMNVTPHLSTIGKVLIICVMLFGKLGPLTLVYSIAKPKKTNIRYPNGDILTG
- a CDS encoding flagellar motor protein MotB, yielding MAKKHKKHHHEEHVDESWLIPYADLLTLLLALFIVLFASSQIDSKKFMEIARAFNSVFTGGTGALQYLSPVEREEVDSVIKDSPNQKPYVKISKEEYEELKKIQSKFNEYVKTNQLSGELSVAMTEEGLLVTIANDVLFDSGSADIKPQYRNVAKKISNLLVMNPPRNIVISGHTDNVPINNAKFASNWELSVMRAVNFMKLLLENTKLDPQLFSAKGYGEFKPIASNATPEGRAKNRRVEILIMPQEPTQ
- a CDS encoding flagellar motor protein MotA (With Mot B forms the ion channels that couple flagellar rotation to proton/sodium motive force across the membrane and forms the stator elements of the rotary flagellar machine.) gives rise to the protein MDRTSLIGLILGIIAVGVGMVFKGVSPSVLINPAAILIILLGTAAAVTIAFPTKEISKVPKLFGVIFKEPKTPKIEELIPLFVEWANIARREGLLALEAKVAEIDDPFLRNGLSLAIDGQSQEFIRDVMTEEIEAMEERHLANATIFTQAGTYAPTLGVLGAVVGLIAALQDMSDIERLGHAISAAFVATLMGIFTGYVLWHPFANKLKRKSKEEIKVRQVMIEGVLSIIEGQAPRAIEQKLASYLPMSERQKLLGQGAQNNGEKA
- a CDS encoding CDP-diacylglycerol--serine O-phosphatidyltransferase — its product is MFLSDYIDHTIKKLKAHTANVLTLTNLSLGGFAILFAVKGQLNVSVLFIFLAALADRFDGTVARKMNIESDLGKQLDSMSDIISFGVAPALLLYQGLLHEFGAPGSFFTVFYIGCGAFRLARFNITESNGYFTGLPITAAGCLLTLSYLTIHYFPPYVFIFIIFTLSLLMVGSFRLKKI
- a CDS encoding phosphatidylserine decarboxylase encodes the protein MVKWLYQLFIELTNHAWTSKCLASFTRSKWSRLFISSYAKVYKINKEEMEKKLHEYETLQQLFVRTLKKGLRPIDTHPDSVVSPVDAVIEDVGIITDQKEIIVKGKTYSIREMLGDDQIAEKYLHGTFIILYLSPSHYHRIHSPICGEVVKQWELGGKSYPVNRLGLKYGKAPLSKNYRRITELYTNGMYTAIVKVGAMFVNSIELTHEHDYVKKGEEIGYFSFGSTVVLLFEKDVFTLDEQIVPPFEVKMGQRIGFLAQKKKSQ
- a CDS encoding sporulation histidine kinase inhibitor Sda, encoding MTCLPDDLLIESYYKAKELQLSKEFIQLIEREIFRRRLHHKLKQTS
- a CDS encoding ribosome biogenesis GTPase YqeH; translated protein: MSEQVICIGCGVTIQTEDETKVGYAPPSALERDPIICQRCFRLKHYNEVQDVSLTDDDFLNILHGIGQADGLVVKIVDIFDFNGSWLPGLHRFVGKKDVLLVGNKVDLLPKSVKHEKITRWMKQTARELGLQPRDVFLVSAHKGYGMKEVMTAIDEYRNGKDVYVVGCTNVGKSTFINRIIKEATGKGNVITTSYFPGTTLDMIEIPLDDGSALYDTPGIINHHQMAHFVDKKDLKVITPKKEIKPKVYQLNEQQTLFFGGLARLDYVSGGRRSFVCYMSNELFIHRTKREHADELYERHLGELLQPPRKSYCEQLPPLVAHHFTLKEPKTDIVFSGLGWVTCHEPGAQVIAYVPEGVGVVLRKSLI
- a CDS encoding shikimate dehydrogenase, which codes for MKLFALIGCPVHHSLSPLMHNDAFQSLHIDAHYHAFHVEPHMLKEAVEGLKALQCAGFNVTIPHKTAVMEYMDELDETAKQMGAVNTVVNENGKWVGYNTDGEGFVRALCEQMNIELSGARILIIGAGGAARGIYFTLLKHEAATIDVCNRTPEKAETFIQKERSAVYSLEQAEERLGAYDIIINTTSVGMYPHVDTMPISLQTLKSGTIVSDIIYNPLMTKFLQEAKEKGARVQNGVGMFVYQGALAFEKWTGIFPNTKRMEQLVIQQLGGKTC
- a CDS encoding RNA-binding protein; amino-acid sequence: MLTGKQKRFLRSLAHHLTPIFQVGKGGVNDNMIKQIADALEARELIKVSVLKNCEEEKEVVAEQLAEGAGAEVVQLIGHTIVLYKESREHKQIVLPK
- a CDS encoding nicotinate-nicotinamide nucleotide adenylyltransferase, with product MKKVGILGGTFDPPHYGHLLIADDVRTELQLDEIWFMPNYIPPHKDKQVTDHVHRVHMLRVAIANQPHFRVETIELERKERSYTYDTIVLLKQRYPDTMFYFIIGGDMVEYLPNWYRIDELVQLVQFVGVKRPGYSLRTPYPIIEVDVPTFAVSSSLIRERIQSGKSVTYLLPEAVQLYIKENRLYET
- a CDS encoding phosphohydrolase, which codes for MKREEALAIVRTQLKEQRYIHTLGVMETAIELAKLYGADVQKAELAAIFHDYAKFRTKEEMKRIIIEQHMPQDLLAYSPELWHAPVGAYLVQTEVGIQDEDILQAIRYHTSGRPNMTLLEKIVYIADYIEPNRSFPGVDEVRALAREHLDRALFRALQNTIQFLMDKREPIYPDTFHTYNDIAKKLKEVSS
- a CDS encoding ribosome silencing factor RsfS; protein product: MTERDILRIAVQAADDKKAENIVALNMKGISLVADYFMICHGNSDKQVQAIAREIKEKAEEHGVVVKRVEGFDEARWILVDLGDVVVHVFHKEDREYYNLERLWGDAPLEHIESDLRA